In the Amblyraja radiata isolate CabotCenter1 chromosome 12, sAmbRad1.1.pri, whole genome shotgun sequence genome, atcgaacctggggtccctgacgctgtgaggcagcaacactaccagctGCGGTCACTGTGTTAAGAGTCAGCTTCTGATCCACTCTCCAGAGGCGCATGTGTTGGTGAAGTCAACTGGGCTAACAGCTCAGAGCTTGGCAGCCATGCACCATCTGCCTCTAAaaccctttcttgacgtcctctgagcgagggttatatgtatgtagtgatgtatgtacttaatctatgaaccaatgttgtataacgttagtacctccactaatgtaaagcactttggccaacgagagttgttttttaaatgtgctatagaaataaaagtggcttgacttgacttgacttgaccagtcTCGCAGTAACAATGCTGCGTGATCTACCGCTACCCAatagtggcggcacggtggcgcagcagtagagttgctgccttacggcaccagaggcccgggttcgatccagactacgggtgctgtccatacggagtttgcacgttctccgcatgggttttccccgtgatcttcggtttgccccccctcccccacacacactccaaagacgtacaggattgtagcttgattggcttctgtaaagcatccttggtgtgtaggatagtactagtgttggGGTGAAcattggtcggtacggactcggagggccaaagggcctttttccacgctgtatctctacaactaAAACAAAATCGTAATCTCAAACTGCACCCTGCCCCGCACAAGGGAGAcagagatgctggagaaactcagcgggtgaggcagcatctatggagcgaaggaaataggcgacgtttctgcccTACACAATGTCTTTTAAACCCAGCCATGATCTCCTGACCTATGACCTCTGCCTTGTGACCTTCCCCTGTCTTGTGACCTTTTGACCTCTCTCTGACCAGTGGTCTTTCACAAATTGAGTGCCTCCCCTTAGTTCACTTCATGCtacccacaaccagagagcagtcctgaactactatctacctcattggggaccctcggactatccttgatcggactttgctggctttaccttgcactaaacgttattcccttatcatgtatctgtacactgtggacggctcgattataatcacgtattgtctttctgctgactggatagcacgcaacagaagcttttcactgtatctcggtacacgtgacagtaaactaaactgaactgaactcaattCATTACCTGCCCAGCACcgacatggaagatagacacaaaaagctggagtaactcagcgggtcagacagcatctctttaaaaacattttattttcattcacaACTTCTCTGTTGAGAAGCAAGGAGAGGGAagaattacatttcatgtttttcatcgttccttacaatgccgtgtacgacagtgatcgcaacctctactgaagtgtggatggccgttggctcgctaggagctcacccgctctttgacaggtcttgtttttggtcctgctgggggtccacagccccccctcatcacctggcaaaccaggtgggggagacggtttagtcgccgactatccgaccacggagcaggtagcacgggattacatggtacccgtggccgggggaactccccccttacccgagcgtctctggagagaagggatgggtgatgtttcagatcgagaaccttcttcagactgcggttGTGGGAGAGGAAGTCTAGAAATGTGGAAGGGTTAGGGAGATCAAAGGGGAAGATgagcaagggaaatgtagaatggttcattgtcagctgagtaagtaagtaagtatgtaagtaagtaagtttattggccaagtattcccatacaaggaatttgccttggtgctccgcccacaagtaacaacatgacatacagtgacagttacgaatgactcagaaaacactaaacattaataataataaaacattaatgataaaacaccattgatcaagcatgtggaccaacaaaataccagatcaaagggaggctacagatttttggcagttgagtagagctactactcgtggataaaagctgtttttatgtctggctgtggcagctttgacagtccggagtcgccttccagagggaagtgattcaaagagtttgtggccagggtgagaggggtcagagatgatattgcctggggaaggtgacaacgaggtttagtttagtctattgtcacgtgtaccaatagacaatagacaataggtgcaggacttgaaacgtcacctattccttcgcaccatagatgcagcctcacccgctgagtttctccagcatttgtgtccaccGTCCTACACTTAATGCCTGTCTGCCTGCTTCACCGTTAATTTGCATTGGACTAACGAGCAACCTTGTGTTTTCCGTAGCGCCCGCCATGTTGGCCGAGGGATGCCTCACGAGGATCGGCTACGGTTACGATTGGGGTGAGCGCGCGGGGCCCGATGGCCGTGCAAACTCCGGCAGGTCTCCagcgagcagcagcagcagctcctggGAAGAGCTCACCTACTTTCCCGACTGTGCGGAAGACGAGGAGCTGGGCCGAGGCGCCGCCGAAGACACGGTGCAAGGTCGGCCCGGGAACACGGGCAGCGCCAGGGGTCAGCAGGGCGAGCCGGCGGTCGCTCACCACCGGGGGGAAGCAGCTGACGTCAGAGGCAGGGCGACCTCCTTTAATAGGAAGACATCCGAGGTGTTGGAGATACCAAGGATCTCCGCGTGGGCGGAGATGGAGGTGGACCTCTACCAGTCGTGGTCAACCACTTGCCAGAGTTACACGGACATCCAGATGGTCGGTGACAGCCAGACCCCCAGCAGCGCCACCAGCTTGACGACTTCTCTGGACCTTGAAGGTGAGAGCAGCAACTGGCCCTTTCTGCAGGCCAACAAGACCTGCGTCTGCCCAGCAGCCTCCGCCTGTTGCTGCGAAGGCCTACGATGTCCTCGCTCAGATACCTTCCACCAGGGGGACCGGAGCATCGTCCTTCAGAGGGAACCGTTATCCAACTCGGTACTCAACAATTACATGGAGCAGAAGATCACGGAACTGTACAAGCAGTACCTAGAGGATAACATGACTAAATATGCCTCTCCCACCAGCGTAGTCAGCTCCCATTACCTGATGGCCAACATTGATCAGATTAGTCAGCAGATTTCTCTGGAGAATAACATGGAGCCCACAATAGCCAAGGATATAGTTCTCAATTGCCTCCGTAGCATAGCCTGTGCAACATGGTCCTCTGATATCACTACTCCCATCCTGCAGATATCAAATCAACCAGCACCAAGATTTTagttcagttaagggcctgtcccacatggcgatttttttcagcgactgctggcGCCGTATCAGGGCGGCCAAAAGATTTTGTACGTttcgaaaatccagcggcggcaaAAAAAATTGTCGCCACACTTGGAAAAACGCCGCGCGTgaatacatcatcacgccgcgggtttttggatactttcaagagagagctaaatagggctcttaaaaataacggagtcaggggatatagggagaaggcaggagttggCCGACGTTGGACAAAGGGACATGTTCAAGATGGCGGCCGATGGACGAAAGCAACGGTGTCGTCATGACAACTGGCCTTTAAGACTGCACTCTTGAGAACATTGAAACTTGGTTGGGCGCCAGaaccgtggcgactctttgcgtatTGTCTTGGCGAAGTCTACTATTACGCTGTCTActatgaagatagactcaaactgctggagtaactcagtgggccaggcagcatctctggagagaaggaataggtgacgtttgggttcgagacccttcaggctgagagtcaagggaaagggaaatgagagatatgaaaatATTCAGTGCAAATCAGAACCTGCACCGATGATCAagaaaatgtggagcccacaatggtccattgttggcagatTACCTCtcgcctgaccctcagtctgaagaagggtctcgaccagaaacgtcacccattccttctctccacagatggcgcctgccccgctgagttactccagcattttgtgtccatcttcggtgtaaaccagcatctgcagttccttccgacgcaaCCGAGGAACGACGATAGATAAAACAGGAGAAAAACCTGATGGTCAAGAAGAGAGCAGGGAGAATACTTGCAACTTTGCATGGACGGGGATGGGAATGGAGAAGTGGTGAGCCATCAACGCATCaggtgactgactgactgacggcCTAGTCAGGAACTGTCAGGCCTGTATCTgtgggacccagcgtggggggaccgctatgaaggggggggggggaaggtggagaacaaagggggacctgccgtgggatactttgtaactctcagttgtacagggccctagtgagaccacacctggagaattgtgtgcagttttggtccccgaatttgaggaaggacattcttgctattgagggagtgcagcgtaggtttacaaggttaattcccgggatggcgggactgtcatatgctgagagaatggagcggctgggcttgtacactctggagtttagaaggatgagagggtgtctcattgaaacatataagattgtttacggcttggacacactaggggcaggaaacatgttccggatggtgggggagtccagaaccaggagccacagtttaagaataagaagtaagccatttggaacggagacaaggaaacaccttttctcacagagagtggtgagtctgtggaattctctgcctcagagggcggtggaggccggttctctggatgctttcaagggagagctagataggggtcttaaaaatagcggtcaggggatatggggagaaggcaggaacggggtactgattggggatgatcagccatgatcacattgaacggcggtgctggctcgaagggccgaatgtcctaatcctgcacctattgtctattgtctattgtctattgtaactctgtcggtgccctttatgtggtgcctctttgcataccttgggaatgCAAGCAAATAAAACATCATTGtaacttgtcacatgtaacaataaaatattcattcatttattcattctacTTCCTGTAATCTGTGATGGCTATTTCCTGTAATCGGTTTCCtgttttattcccccccccccacactccaaagacttgcaggttcacAGGTTGATTGGCTATGGTAAAAATCGTAAAATGTGTGGGTTAGTCttatgggcctttcccacttgggtgattttttcagcggacagccggcgactgtcaagttgcaagcagtcgcctgaaaaccgagaactggaacagcgactgtcagagtggaacacacatacacacacactcacacacacacacacacacacacacacacacacacacacacacacacacacacacacacacacacacacacacacacacacacacacacacacacacacacacacatcgcaaaggcaggggactgggcaagcggggggagagcTGTCTAAAATATTCACACGgtgcaaggtgatacagacacacaccgcgatgaacaggaaggttggcgctgtaattaaaacggctaaagcacagtgtacggtaagtcctttaaaatagaggggagaaggagtggagacaacttttaagaagccagagatacacggctgtgaagctcggcggacattaacattaccggtcggctatccttggttctgaaaactattgcttacGTTTATTTCCCCTatgaaccaatgaaattcaccggctacaacctacgagaacctacgagaacctttgacctcctggtgacccactaggacctcccggCGACCCatctacagcacgagaattctcgctactctccatggcggcttcattccagtcgccgctaattttgtcaacatgttgagaaatttgcggcgaccataatgaggccgcgactatttcccagaatgcgggaactcctcgcgaccatgaaggcgactccccggcaaccgccCGCGAACATGTgatgaccgcatagtctcctgcagtcgcctaagtgggacaggcccactagtgtgcggggatcgctggtcgttcacagactcggtgggccgaagggcctgtttccgtgctgtgtctataagctaaactaaaactctcattttaattcccatgtcctctggttcttgactcccccccccccccccctccacaggtGAAAAACTGTGCGTTCACCTCATATATTAACCTATTGATTAATTCACAATGGGTTAGCTTTCTGGCAAGAGTCATGAAACATATCACAAAGGCAGGAGATGAAAGGAACTGTGTTAAAGGTGCATTTCATATCAAAGTGGCTCCAAGCTCCATCAATCAACGAGATCATGGCTGGTATAAATGCCTGCCATTCCCTGATATTCTATCTCACTgggcggccatggtggcgcagcggtagagtcgctgccttacagcgcctgtagtgcgagagacccgggttcgatcccgaccacgggcgctgtctgtacatagtttgtacgttctccccgtgacccgtgtgggttttctccgagatctccggtttcctcccacgctccaaagacgtacaggttggtaggttaattggtttggtatcaatgtaaattgtccctagtgggtgtaggatagtgttagtcaataatcttatttaaacatttatagattattaagggtttggacacgctggaggcaggaaacatgttcccgatgttgggggagtccagaaccaggggccacagtttaagaataaggggcaagccatttagaacggagatgaggaaacactttttcacacagagggtggtgaaaattgcccaacgcatcaccggttcctcgctcccctacattgagtctgtccaaagcaagcgttgtctgcggagggcgctcagcatcgccaaggactgctctcaccccaaccatggactgtttaccctcctaccatccgggaggcgctacaggtctctccgttgccggaccagcaggtccaggaacagcttcttcccggcggctgtcactctactcaacaacgtacctcggtgactgcaaatcacccccccccccccggacacttattattatttattcaaatcatttgctatgtcgctcttccagggagatgctaaatgcatttcgttgtctctgtactgtacactgacaatgacaattaaaattgaatctgaatctgaatctgaatctgaatctgaatctgagtctgtcgaattctctgcctcagagggtggtggaggccggttctctgaatactttcaagagagagttagatagggctcttgaagatagcagagtcaggggatatggggagaagacaggaacggggtactatttgtggatgatcaggcatgatcacagtgaatggcggtgctggctcgaagggccgaatgtgtggtgtgggcatcgctggtcggcacagtctcggtggggcgaagggcctgtttccgcactgtatctctaaactaaagtaaacact is a window encoding:
- the LOC116979232 gene encoding protein CXorf21-like, yielding MLAEGCLTRIGYGYDWGERAGPDGRANSGRSPASSSSSSWEELTYFPDCAEDEELGRGAAEDTVQGRPGNTGSARGQQGEPAVAHHRGEAADVRGRATSFNRKTSEVLEIPRISAWAEMEVDLYQSWSTTCQSYTDIQMVGDSQTPSSATSLTTSLDLEGESSNWPFLQANKTCVCPAASACCCEGLRCPRSDTFHQGDRSIVLQREPLSNSVLNNYMEQKITELYKQYLEDNMTKYASPTSVVSSHYLMANIDQISQQISLENNMEPTIAKDIVLNCLRSIACATWSSDITTPILQISNQPAPRF